Proteins encoded together in one Porites lutea chromosome 2, jaPorLute2.1, whole genome shotgun sequence window:
- the LOC140929024 gene encoding ephrin-B2-like isoform X3: MTLKVRLQSKVFFICPNTATVLQKTLTAPQSATMYENLWIAYDRSVFDQCNTSLGNTSKLLFRCNDPTALKYFPVVFAEFTADPNLLKFKDGKKYYFIGTSDGTQAHLNDLSGGHCNDRKNGIFMKIEVYVCKKSNLTYTDEDCPEEDVGVLKCRDPTQTNPTTTTSPQSTLQRCDDHMETELKYWRTCGIVALVLLFICFLVIIALIIRPFSCSSPRKGYDSAGTPLLD; encoded by the exons ATGACTCTTAAAGTCCGACTGCAATCTAAAGTCTTCTTCATATGTCCAAACACAGCCACTGTGTTACAAAAAACTTTAACAGCACCTCAATCTGCAACCATGTATGAAAACCTTTGGATTGCTTATGACAGAAGTGTGTTTGACCAATGTAATACATCATTAGGCAATACTAGCAAACTTTTATTCCGATGCAATGATCCAACagcattgaaatattttcctgtgGTATTTGCCGAATTTACAGCAGACCCAAATTTGCTGAAGTTTAAAGATGGAAAGAAGTATTATTTTATTG GGACATCTGATGGCACACAGGCACACCTCAATGACCTTAGTGGAGGTCACTGCAATGACAGAAAAAACGGAATATTTATGAAAATTGAAGTCTATGTCTGCAAAAAAAGTAATCTAACTTATACAG ACGAAGACTGTCCAGAAGAAGATGTGGGCGTCCTGAAATGTCGTGATCCAACTCAAACAaatccaacaacaacaacttcgccACAGTCTACTCTGCAAAGGTGTGATGACCACATGGAGACAG AGTTAAAATATTGGAGGACTTGCGGAATTGTCGCCCTGGTTTTGCTTTTTATATGTTTCCTGGTGATTATAGCTCTAATCATCCGTCCCTTCTCGTGCAG CAGCCCCAGAAAAGGGTATGATTCTGCTGGGACACCACTACTTGATTGA
- the LOC140929024 gene encoding ephrin-B2-like isoform X2 has protein sequence MRKVLLSVFGLLINMVCVSSSSIYDSIFWNPQNPLFRKKSQSCSTGYMTLKVRLQSKVFFICPNTATVLQKTLTAPQSATMYENLWIAYDRSVFDQCNTSLGNTSKLLFRCNDPTALKYFPVVFAEFTADPNLLKFKDGKKYYFIGTSDGTQAHLNDLSGGHCNDRKNGIFMKIEVYVCKKSNLTYTDEDCPEEDVGVLKCRDPTQTNPTTTTSPQSTLQRCDDHMETELKYWRTCGIVALVLLFICFLVIIALIIRPFSCSPRKGYDSAGTPLLD, from the exons ATGCGGAAAGTCTTACTTTCTGTTTTTGGCCTTCTCATCAACATGGTCTGCGTTTCTAGCAGCAGTATTTACGACTCCATTTTCTGGAATCCTCAGAATCCTTT ATTCAGAAAGAAGAGCCAAAGTTGTAGCACAGGATACATGACTCTTAAAGTCCGACTGCAATCTAAAGTCTTCTTCATATGTCCAAACACAGCCACTGTGTTACAAAAAACTTTAACAGCACCTCAATCTGCAACCATGTATGAAAACCTTTGGATTGCTTATGACAGAAGTGTGTTTGACCAATGTAATACATCATTAGGCAATACTAGCAAACTTTTATTCCGATGCAATGATCCAACagcattgaaatattttcctgtgGTATTTGCCGAATTTACAGCAGACCCAAATTTGCTGAAGTTTAAAGATGGAAAGAAGTATTATTTTATTG GGACATCTGATGGCACACAGGCACACCTCAATGACCTTAGTGGAGGTCACTGCAATGACAGAAAAAACGGAATATTTATGAAAATTGAAGTCTATGTCTGCAAAAAAAGTAATCTAACTTATACAG ACGAAGACTGTCCAGAAGAAGATGTGGGCGTCCTGAAATGTCGTGATCCAACTCAAACAaatccaacaacaacaacttcgccACAGTCTACTCTGCAAAGGTGTGATGACCACATGGAGACAG AGTTAAAATATTGGAGGACTTGCGGAATTGTCGCCCTGGTTTTGCTTTTTATATGTTTCCTGGTGATTATAGCTCTAATCATCCGTCCCTTCTCGTGCAG CCCCAGAAAAGGGTATGATTCTGCTGGGACACCACTACTTGATTGA
- the LOC140929024 gene encoding ephrin-B2-like isoform X1, with amino-acid sequence MRKVLLSVFGLLINMVCVSSSSIYDSIFWNPQNPLFRKKSQSCSTGYMTLKVRLQSKVFFICPNTATVLQKTLTAPQSATMYENLWIAYDRSVFDQCNTSLGNTSKLLFRCNDPTALKYFPVVFAEFTADPNLLKFKDGKKYYFIGTSDGTQAHLNDLSGGHCNDRKNGIFMKIEVYVCKKSNLTYTDEDCPEEDVGVLKCRDPTQTNPTTTTSPQSTLQRCDDHMETELKYWRTCGIVALVLLFICFLVIIALIIRPFSCSSPRKGYDSAGTPLLD; translated from the exons ATGCGGAAAGTCTTACTTTCTGTTTTTGGCCTTCTCATCAACATGGTCTGCGTTTCTAGCAGCAGTATTTACGACTCCATTTTCTGGAATCCTCAGAATCCTTT ATTCAGAAAGAAGAGCCAAAGTTGTAGCACAGGATACATGACTCTTAAAGTCCGACTGCAATCTAAAGTCTTCTTCATATGTCCAAACACAGCCACTGTGTTACAAAAAACTTTAACAGCACCTCAATCTGCAACCATGTATGAAAACCTTTGGATTGCTTATGACAGAAGTGTGTTTGACCAATGTAATACATCATTAGGCAATACTAGCAAACTTTTATTCCGATGCAATGATCCAACagcattgaaatattttcctgtgGTATTTGCCGAATTTACAGCAGACCCAAATTTGCTGAAGTTTAAAGATGGAAAGAAGTATTATTTTATTG GGACATCTGATGGCACACAGGCACACCTCAATGACCTTAGTGGAGGTCACTGCAATGACAGAAAAAACGGAATATTTATGAAAATTGAAGTCTATGTCTGCAAAAAAAGTAATCTAACTTATACAG ACGAAGACTGTCCAGAAGAAGATGTGGGCGTCCTGAAATGTCGTGATCCAACTCAAACAaatccaacaacaacaacttcgccACAGTCTACTCTGCAAAGGTGTGATGACCACATGGAGACAG AGTTAAAATATTGGAGGACTTGCGGAATTGTCGCCCTGGTTTTGCTTTTTATATGTTTCCTGGTGATTATAGCTCTAATCATCCGTCCCTTCTCGTGCAG CAGCCCCAGAAAAGGGTATGATTCTGCTGGGACACCACTACTTGATTGA